A stretch of the Vigna radiata var. radiata cultivar VC1973A chromosome 7, Vradiata_ver6, whole genome shotgun sequence genome encodes the following:
- the LOC106769104 gene encoding probable xyloglucan endotransglucosylase/hydrolase protein 28: MKGSHMEFLVVFCYCILFLFVSASSRNSPIIPFDEGYAPLFGDGNLVIHRDGKSVHLSLDERTGSGFVSHDLYLHGYFSASIKLPADYTAGVVVAFYMSNGDMFQNNHDEIDFEFLGNIRGKNWRIQTNVYGNGSTNIGREERYGLWFDPADDFHQYSIAWTDSQIIFYVDNVPIREVRRTESMGGDFPSKPMTLYATIWDASDWATNGGKYRVNYKYAPYVAKFSDLVLHGCAVDPIELVAKCESDQKGIGSGVTPAQRIKMENFRKKHMTYSYCYDRLRYKTPPSECVINSQEAERLRKFDPVTFGSGRHHGKRHRHTRGSQTEAASSF, translated from the exons ATGAAGGGGTCTCACATGGAGTTCCTAGTAGTCTTTTGTTATTGCATACTCTTTCTCTTCGTTTCTGCCTCGTCCAGAAACTCCCCCATCATACCCTTTGATGAAGGTTACGCGCCCTTGTTTGGAGACGGTAACTTGGTCATCCACAGGGATGGCAAATCGGTTCATCTTTCACTGGATGAGAGAacag GTTCAGGATTTGTGTCGCATGATCTTTATCTTCATGGGTACTTTAGTGCTTCTATTAAGTTGCCTGCTGATTACACTGCGGGAGTTGTGGTTGCTTTCTAT ATGTCAAACGGTGACATGTTCCAGAATAACCATGATGAAATCGACTTTGAGTTCTTGGGAAACATTAGAGGCAAAAACTGGAGGATTCAGACAAATGTTTATGGCAATGGTAGTACAAATATTGGCAGGGAGGAAAGATATGGTCTCTGGTTTGATCCTGCAGATGATTTCCATCAGTACAGTATTGCCTGGACTGATTCTCAGATCAT TTTTTATGTGGACAATGTTCCTATCAGAGAAGTGAGGCGAACAGAATCTATGGGAGGAGATTTCCCCTCTAAGCCAATGACACTGTATGCAACAATATGGGATGCATCTGATTGGGCTACGAATGGAGGAAAATACAGGGTTAACTACAAGTATGCACCCTATGTTGCCAAATTCTCTGACCTTGTTCTGCATGGGTGTGCAGTGGATCCGATTGAACTGGTGGCCAAGTGTGAGAGTGATCAAAAAGGCATTGGTTCTGGTGTTACACCAGCGCAAAGAATCAAAATGGAGAATTTCAGAAAGAAGCACATGACATACTCCTACTGCTACGACAGACTCAGATACAAAACACCTCCATCAGAGTGTGTCATCAATTCCCAAGAAGCCgagaggctaagaaagtttgatCCAGTCACTTTTGGAAGCGGTCGGCACCATGGAAAACGACACCGCCACACCAGAGGAAGCCAGACAGAAGCAGCTTCATCATTTTAA